A single window of Xiphophorus hellerii strain 12219 chromosome 12, Xiphophorus_hellerii-4.1, whole genome shotgun sequence DNA harbors:
- the aak1a gene encoding AP2-associated protein kinase 1 isoform X3 produces MKKFFDSRRDFAGSGPGSGAGGGGTGSGGGGSFIGRVFSIGRYQVTVEEIVAEGGFAIVFLVRTHQGQRCALKRMYVNNEHDLRICKLEIQIMRDLVGNKNIVGFLDSSIAAVGAGDVWEVLILMDFCRGGQVVNLMNQRLQTGFSEAEVLRIFCDTCEAVARLHQCKTPIIHRDLKVENILLHDQGHYVLCDFGSATNHFQNPQTEGVAVIEEEIKKYTTLSYRAPEMVNLYGGKVITTKADIWALGCLLYKLCFFTLPFGESQVAICDGTFTIPDNSRYSQEMHCLIRYMLEPDPDKRPDIYQVSYFAFKLARQECPVPNLHNSSIPSKLPEPIRASEAVAKKSQTKARLTDPVPTTETSIAPRQRPKAGQPQSQPLSGILPIQPALTPRKRPNVATGTPPAFAAGINAAAAVQPAQQASAVQAAHQLTQTSNKQPQPTAHQQVLMKTQQASPFLIPHNNQQNLQHQQQTPSHASALLQSKAKPVSPISALQLQQQHVVHEPATTHLAPIPESAVIAPTAAPETPGREMHKAGSLTPPSSPKMAPKSGHRRILSDVTHSAIFGVPVSKSTQLLQAAAAEASLNKSKSASTTPSGSPCSSQQNVYHPGGDAPSALAAPNAQPGWNPFGDDNFSKLTAEELLNKDFAKLSESAQPGEIDLTSSESLIPELGAFPAKAEVCVDSLIPGLEAPQPQRNSDSFTGEASLLGCDLLTHTSAGSQPVSALPSSFSSGPPGCGSGSCLEDLQPSQAADSFLLSGGEKGNDEEFDPIPVLIPKNSNQEVQLESNGYTMLEEGQEAEEVEENDPNNEGCEHSSDEDVEKAELKEEQEGTTVDSIVAVQDCSGSRPLLMDSEDEEEHGPLVAPHSSLPPNTAPAQPPAAFCQLRSSAFAQNNSWNVAETGVTPDVFSKAPFPTSQEDSADVFANAPFPRAPFVAQHQLDVFSQAPFGKRKEVLAALPKTSYPQAAGGQTLTSDQGVLGQVAQQPFRPQALAKYSRHFEGSAAEQPVAAPSLSRQAVGPLQSWTSEVNAVDPFVSAPFHLKAPQEKP; encoded by the exons GAGGTTTTGCGATTGTGTTTTTGGTGCGAACTCACCAAGGGCAACGTTGTGCTCTAAAAAGAATGTATGTCAACAATGAACATGATCTCAGGATCTGCAAACTTGAGATACAAATTATG AGAGACTTGGTAGGCAACAAAAACATAGTTGGTTTCCTGGACTCCAGTATAGCCGCTGTGGGAGCTGGAGATGTGTGGGAAGTCTTGATCTTAATGGACTTCTGCCGAG GTGGGCAGGTGGTTAACCTGATGAACCAGCGATTACAGACCGGCTTCAGTGAAGCTGAGGTGTTGAGGATCTTTTGTGACACATGTGAGGCCGTCGCTCGGCTTCATCAGTGCAAAACTCCCATCATCCATCGAGACCTCAAG GTGGAAAATATTCTCCTGCATGATCAGGGGCACTATGTGCTCTGTGATTTTGGAAGTGCCACAAATCATTTCCAAAACCCACAGACTGAAGGGGTTGCAGTCATAGAAGAGGAAATTAAAAA aTACACCACCCTGTCGTACCGTGCTCCAGAGATGGTCAACCTTTATGGTGgaaaagtcatcacaacaaaaGCAGATATTTGG GCTTTGGGTTGTCTGCTCTATAAGCTCTGCTTCTTTACGCTTCCTTTTGGTGAGAGCCAAGTGGCTATCTGTGATGGTACCTTCACTATCCCAGACAATTCTCGTTACTCCCAGGAAATGCATTGTCTTATCA GATACATGCTGGAACCTGATCCTGACAAGAGACCAGATATTTACCAAGTGTCCTACTTTGCCTTCAAACTGGCCCGGCAGGAGTGTCCTGTCCCAAATCTGCAC AATTCCTCAATTCCTTCAAAACTTCCTGAGCCTATCCGAGCCAGTGAAGCAGTGGCCAAAAAGAGTCAAACCAAAGCCAG GCTAACAGACCCAGTTCCAACTACAGAAACCTCTATTGCACCTCGACAGCGACCCAAAGCTGGCCAGCCACAGTCGCAGCCTTTATCAGGCATTCTTCCAATCCAACCAGCTCTCACCCCACGCAAGAGGCCTAATGTGGCGACAGGAACACCGCCTGCTTTTG CGGCAGGAATCAATGCCGCAGCTGCTGTTCAACCTGCACAGCAAGCTTCAGCTGTACAGGCTGCTCATCAACTAACGCAGACGAGCAACAAGCAGCCACAGCCTACGGCACATCAGCAGGTCCTCATGAAGACACAGCAGGCCTCACCCTTCCTAATCCCTCACAATAACCAGCAG AacctgcagcaccaacaacaaacACCCTCCCATGCATCTGCTCTGCTGCAGTCCAAAGCTAAACCTGTTTCCCCAATTTCCGCTCTGCAACTTCAGCAGCAGCATGTAGTCCACGAACCAGCCACAACTCATCTTGCTCCCATTCCTGAGTCTGCAGTCATTGCTCCTACAGCTGCCCCAGAG ACTCCAGGCAGAGAGATGCACAAAGCTGGCTCTTTGACACCTCCTTCATCACCAAAGATGGCCCCAAAAAGCGGCCACAGACGAATCCTGAGCGATGTCACCCACAGTGCCATCTTTGGAGTCCCAGTCAGCAAATCCACCCAGCTGCTCCAGGCAGCCGCAGCTGAGGCCAGCCTCAACAAGTCCAA ATCAGCCAGCACCACTCCTTCTGGCTCCCCCTGCTCGTCCCAGCAGAATGTGTATCATCCAGGTGGTGATGCTCCATCAGCGCTCGCTGCGCCAAATGCTCAGCCTGGCTGGAACCCCTTTGGAGATGATAACTTCTCCAAGCTAACTGCAGAGGAGCTACTCAACAAAGACTTTGCAAAGCTATCGGAGT CTGCTCAGCCTGGTGAAATAGACCTCACCTCCAGTGAAAGTCTCATTCCAGAGCTCGGGGCTTTTCCAG CAAAGGCTGAGGTGTGTGTGGATTCCTTGATTCCTGGTTTGGAAGCTCCTCAGCCTCAGCGAAATTCAG ATTCTTTCACTGGGGAGGCATCTCTGCTGGGCTGTGATTTGCTAACTCATACTTCTGCTGGAAGCCAGCCTGTTTCAGCactcccttcctccttctcctctggCCCTCCTGGCTGTGGCTCCGGATCCTGTCTGGAGGATCTGCAACCCAGTCAGGCTGCAG ACTCTTTCCTCTTGTCTGGTGGGGAAAAGGGCAATGATGAAGAGTTTGACCCCATTCCTGTGCTCATTCCCAAAAACTCAAATCAAG AAGTACAACTGGAGAGTAATGGCTACACTATGCTAGAAGAGGGACAGGAGGCTGAAGAGGTTGAAGAAAATGATCCAAATAATGAGGGCTGTGAGCACTCCAGCGATGAAGATGTGGAGAAGGCGGAActtaaagaggagcaggaggggACAACAGTCGACAGTATCGTTGCTGTTCAAGACTGCAGTGGCTCTAGACCTCTACTGATGGActctgaagatgaagaagagcaTGGACCACTGGTAGCTCCCCATTCATCCCTGCCCCCCAACACAGCACCAGCACAACCACCTGCCGCCTTCTGTCAATTGAGGTCAAGCGCCTTTGCTCAGAATAATTCCTGGAATGTAGCAGAGACAGGTGTCACTCCAGATGTCTTCTCCAAAGCCCCCTTCCCGACTTCGCAAGAGGACTCCGCTGATGTTTTTGCCAATGCTCCATTTCCACGTGCCCCTTTTGTAGCTCAGCATCAGCTCGATGTGTTCTCTCAGGCTCCctttggaaaaagaaaggagGTCTTGGCTGCGCTGCCTAAGACCTCGTACCCCCAAGCAGCTGGGGGTCAGACTTTAACCTCTGATCAAGGAGTGCTGGGACAGGTAGCTCAGCAACCGTTCCGCCCTCAAGCTCTGGCCAAATATTCCCGACACTTCGAAGGATCCGCAGCTGAGCAGCCGGTAGCAGCTCCCAGTTTGAGCAGGCAAGCTGTCGGACCGCTTCAATCATGGACGTCAGAAGTTAATGCTGTAGACCCGTTCGTATCTGCACCCTTTCACCTCAAAGCACCGCAGGAAAAGCCCTGA
- the aak1a gene encoding AP2-associated protein kinase 1 isoform X7, translated as MKKFFDSRRDFAGSGPGSGAGGGGTGSGGGGSFIGRVFSIGRYQVTVEEIVAEGGFAIVFLVRTHQGQRCALKRMYVNNEHDLRICKLEIQIMRDLVGNKNIVGFLDSSIAAVGAGDVWEVLILMDFCRGGQVVNLMNQRLQTGFSEAEVLRIFCDTCEAVARLHQCKTPIIHRDLKVENILLHDQGHYVLCDFGSATNHFQNPQTEGVAVIEEEIKKYTTLSYRAPEMVNLYGGKVITTKADIWALGCLLYKLCFFTLPFGESQVAICDGTFTIPDNSRYSQEMHCLIRYMLEPDPDKRPDIYQVSYFAFKLARQECPVPNLHNSSIPSKLPEPIRASEAVAKKSQTKARLTDPVPTTETSIAPRQRPKAGQPQSQPLSGILPIQPALTPRKRPNVATGTPPAFAAGINAAAAVQPAQQASAVQAAHQLTQTSNKQPQPTAHQQVLMKTQQASPFLIPHNNQQNLQHQQQTPSHASALLQSKAKPVSPISALQLQQQHVVHEPATTHLAPIPESAVIAPTAAPETPGREMHKAGSLTPPSSPKMAPKSGHRRILSDVTHSAIFGVPVSKSTQLLQAAAAEASLNKSKSASTTPSGSPCSSQQNVYHPGGDAPSALAAPNAQPGWNPFGDDNFSKLTAEELLNKDFAKLSESAQPGEIDLTSSESLIPELGAFPAKAEVCVDSLIPGLEAPQPQRNSGQPERIAASMPEVQLESNGYTMLEEGQEAEEVEENDPNNEGCEHSSDEDVEKAELKEEQEGTTVDSIVAVQDCSGSRPLLMDSEDEEEHGPLVAPHSSLPPNTAPAQPPAAFCQLRSSAFAQNNSWNVAETGVTPDVFSKAPFPTSQEDSADVFANAPFPRAPFVAQHQLDVFSQAPFGKRKEVLAALPKTSYPQAAGGQTLTSDQGVLGQVAQQPFRPQALAKYSRHFEGSAAEQPVAAPSLSRQAVGPLQSWTSEVNAVDPFVSAPFHLKAPQEKP; from the exons GAGGTTTTGCGATTGTGTTTTTGGTGCGAACTCACCAAGGGCAACGTTGTGCTCTAAAAAGAATGTATGTCAACAATGAACATGATCTCAGGATCTGCAAACTTGAGATACAAATTATG AGAGACTTGGTAGGCAACAAAAACATAGTTGGTTTCCTGGACTCCAGTATAGCCGCTGTGGGAGCTGGAGATGTGTGGGAAGTCTTGATCTTAATGGACTTCTGCCGAG GTGGGCAGGTGGTTAACCTGATGAACCAGCGATTACAGACCGGCTTCAGTGAAGCTGAGGTGTTGAGGATCTTTTGTGACACATGTGAGGCCGTCGCTCGGCTTCATCAGTGCAAAACTCCCATCATCCATCGAGACCTCAAG GTGGAAAATATTCTCCTGCATGATCAGGGGCACTATGTGCTCTGTGATTTTGGAAGTGCCACAAATCATTTCCAAAACCCACAGACTGAAGGGGTTGCAGTCATAGAAGAGGAAATTAAAAA aTACACCACCCTGTCGTACCGTGCTCCAGAGATGGTCAACCTTTATGGTGgaaaagtcatcacaacaaaaGCAGATATTTGG GCTTTGGGTTGTCTGCTCTATAAGCTCTGCTTCTTTACGCTTCCTTTTGGTGAGAGCCAAGTGGCTATCTGTGATGGTACCTTCACTATCCCAGACAATTCTCGTTACTCCCAGGAAATGCATTGTCTTATCA GATACATGCTGGAACCTGATCCTGACAAGAGACCAGATATTTACCAAGTGTCCTACTTTGCCTTCAAACTGGCCCGGCAGGAGTGTCCTGTCCCAAATCTGCAC AATTCCTCAATTCCTTCAAAACTTCCTGAGCCTATCCGAGCCAGTGAAGCAGTGGCCAAAAAGAGTCAAACCAAAGCCAG GCTAACAGACCCAGTTCCAACTACAGAAACCTCTATTGCACCTCGACAGCGACCCAAAGCTGGCCAGCCACAGTCGCAGCCTTTATCAGGCATTCTTCCAATCCAACCAGCTCTCACCCCACGCAAGAGGCCTAATGTGGCGACAGGAACACCGCCTGCTTTTG CGGCAGGAATCAATGCCGCAGCTGCTGTTCAACCTGCACAGCAAGCTTCAGCTGTACAGGCTGCTCATCAACTAACGCAGACGAGCAACAAGCAGCCACAGCCTACGGCACATCAGCAGGTCCTCATGAAGACACAGCAGGCCTCACCCTTCCTAATCCCTCACAATAACCAGCAG AacctgcagcaccaacaacaaacACCCTCCCATGCATCTGCTCTGCTGCAGTCCAAAGCTAAACCTGTTTCCCCAATTTCCGCTCTGCAACTTCAGCAGCAGCATGTAGTCCACGAACCAGCCACAACTCATCTTGCTCCCATTCCTGAGTCTGCAGTCATTGCTCCTACAGCTGCCCCAGAG ACTCCAGGCAGAGAGATGCACAAAGCTGGCTCTTTGACACCTCCTTCATCACCAAAGATGGCCCCAAAAAGCGGCCACAGACGAATCCTGAGCGATGTCACCCACAGTGCCATCTTTGGAGTCCCAGTCAGCAAATCCACCCAGCTGCTCCAGGCAGCCGCAGCTGAGGCCAGCCTCAACAAGTCCAA ATCAGCCAGCACCACTCCTTCTGGCTCCCCCTGCTCGTCCCAGCAGAATGTGTATCATCCAGGTGGTGATGCTCCATCAGCGCTCGCTGCGCCAAATGCTCAGCCTGGCTGGAACCCCTTTGGAGATGATAACTTCTCCAAGCTAACTGCAGAGGAGCTACTCAACAAAGACTTTGCAAAGCTATCGGAGT CTGCTCAGCCTGGTGAAATAGACCTCACCTCCAGTGAAAGTCTCATTCCAGAGCTCGGGGCTTTTCCAG CAAAGGCTGAGGTGTGTGTGGATTCCTTGATTCCTGGTTTGGAAGCTCCTCAGCCTCAGCGAAATTCAGGTCAGCCAGAACGTATTGCTGCCAGCATGCCAG AAGTACAACTGGAGAGTAATGGCTACACTATGCTAGAAGAGGGACAGGAGGCTGAAGAGGTTGAAGAAAATGATCCAAATAATGAGGGCTGTGAGCACTCCAGCGATGAAGATGTGGAGAAGGCGGAActtaaagaggagcaggaggggACAACAGTCGACAGTATCGTTGCTGTTCAAGACTGCAGTGGCTCTAGACCTCTACTGATGGActctgaagatgaagaagagcaTGGACCACTGGTAGCTCCCCATTCATCCCTGCCCCCCAACACAGCACCAGCACAACCACCTGCCGCCTTCTGTCAATTGAGGTCAAGCGCCTTTGCTCAGAATAATTCCTGGAATGTAGCAGAGACAGGTGTCACTCCAGATGTCTTCTCCAAAGCCCCCTTCCCGACTTCGCAAGAGGACTCCGCTGATGTTTTTGCCAATGCTCCATTTCCACGTGCCCCTTTTGTAGCTCAGCATCAGCTCGATGTGTTCTCTCAGGCTCCctttggaaaaagaaaggagGTCTTGGCTGCGCTGCCTAAGACCTCGTACCCCCAAGCAGCTGGGGGTCAGACTTTAACCTCTGATCAAGGAGTGCTGGGACAGGTAGCTCAGCAACCGTTCCGCCCTCAAGCTCTGGCCAAATATTCCCGACACTTCGAAGGATCCGCAGCTGAGCAGCCGGTAGCAGCTCCCAGTTTGAGCAGGCAAGCTGTCGGACCGCTTCAATCATGGACGTCAGAAGTTAATGCTGTAGACCCGTTCGTATCTGCACCCTTTCACCTCAAAGCACCGCAGGAAAAGCCCTGA
- the aak1a gene encoding AP2-associated protein kinase 1 isoform X4 produces MKKFFDSRRDFAGSGPGSGAGGGGTGSGGGGSFIGRVFSIGRYQVTVEEIVAEGGFAIVFLVRTHQGQRCALKRMYVNNEHDLRICKLEIQIMRDLVGNKNIVGFLDSSIAAVGAGDVWEVLILMDFCRGGQVVNLMNQRLQTGFSEAEVLRIFCDTCEAVARLHQCKTPIIHRDLKVENILLHDQGHYVLCDFGSATNHFQNPQTEGVAVIEEEIKKYTTLSYRAPEMVNLYGGKVITTKADIWALGCLLYKLCFFTLPFGESQVAICDGTFTIPDNSRYSQEMHCLIRYMLEPDPDKRPDIYQVSYFAFKLARQECPVPNLHNSSIPSKLPEPIRASEAVAKKSQTKARLTDPVPTTETSIAPRQRPKAGQPQSQPLSGILPIQPALTPRKRPNVATGTPPAFAAGINAAAAVQPAQQASAVQAAHQLTQTSNKQPQPTAHQQVLMKTQQASPFLIPHNNQQNLQHQQQTPSHASALLQSKAKPVSPISALQLQQQHVVHEPATTHLAPIPESAVIAPTAAPETPGREMHKAGSLTPPSSPKMAPKSGHRRILSDVTHSAIFGVPVSKSTQLLQAAAAEASLNKSKSASTTPSGSPCSSQQNVYHPGGDAPSALAAPNAQPGWNPFGDDNFSKLTAEELLNKDFAKLSESAQPGEIDLTSSESLIPELGAFPAKAEVCVDSLIPGLEAPQPQRNSGQPERIAASMPDSFTGEASLLGCDLLTHTSAGSQPVSALPSSFSSGPPGCGSGSCLEDLQPSQAAEVQLESNGYTMLEEGQEAEEVEENDPNNEGCEHSSDEDVEKAELKEEQEGTTVDSIVAVQDCSGSRPLLMDSEDEEEHGPLVAPHSSLPPNTAPAQPPAAFCQLRSSAFAQNNSWNVAETGVTPDVFSKAPFPTSQEDSADVFANAPFPRAPFVAQHQLDVFSQAPFGKRKEVLAALPKTSYPQAAGGQTLTSDQGVLGQVAQQPFRPQALAKYSRHFEGSAAEQPVAAPSLSRQAVGPLQSWTSEVNAVDPFVSAPFHLKAPQEKP; encoded by the exons GAGGTTTTGCGATTGTGTTTTTGGTGCGAACTCACCAAGGGCAACGTTGTGCTCTAAAAAGAATGTATGTCAACAATGAACATGATCTCAGGATCTGCAAACTTGAGATACAAATTATG AGAGACTTGGTAGGCAACAAAAACATAGTTGGTTTCCTGGACTCCAGTATAGCCGCTGTGGGAGCTGGAGATGTGTGGGAAGTCTTGATCTTAATGGACTTCTGCCGAG GTGGGCAGGTGGTTAACCTGATGAACCAGCGATTACAGACCGGCTTCAGTGAAGCTGAGGTGTTGAGGATCTTTTGTGACACATGTGAGGCCGTCGCTCGGCTTCATCAGTGCAAAACTCCCATCATCCATCGAGACCTCAAG GTGGAAAATATTCTCCTGCATGATCAGGGGCACTATGTGCTCTGTGATTTTGGAAGTGCCACAAATCATTTCCAAAACCCACAGACTGAAGGGGTTGCAGTCATAGAAGAGGAAATTAAAAA aTACACCACCCTGTCGTACCGTGCTCCAGAGATGGTCAACCTTTATGGTGgaaaagtcatcacaacaaaaGCAGATATTTGG GCTTTGGGTTGTCTGCTCTATAAGCTCTGCTTCTTTACGCTTCCTTTTGGTGAGAGCCAAGTGGCTATCTGTGATGGTACCTTCACTATCCCAGACAATTCTCGTTACTCCCAGGAAATGCATTGTCTTATCA GATACATGCTGGAACCTGATCCTGACAAGAGACCAGATATTTACCAAGTGTCCTACTTTGCCTTCAAACTGGCCCGGCAGGAGTGTCCTGTCCCAAATCTGCAC AATTCCTCAATTCCTTCAAAACTTCCTGAGCCTATCCGAGCCAGTGAAGCAGTGGCCAAAAAGAGTCAAACCAAAGCCAG GCTAACAGACCCAGTTCCAACTACAGAAACCTCTATTGCACCTCGACAGCGACCCAAAGCTGGCCAGCCACAGTCGCAGCCTTTATCAGGCATTCTTCCAATCCAACCAGCTCTCACCCCACGCAAGAGGCCTAATGTGGCGACAGGAACACCGCCTGCTTTTG CGGCAGGAATCAATGCCGCAGCTGCTGTTCAACCTGCACAGCAAGCTTCAGCTGTACAGGCTGCTCATCAACTAACGCAGACGAGCAACAAGCAGCCACAGCCTACGGCACATCAGCAGGTCCTCATGAAGACACAGCAGGCCTCACCCTTCCTAATCCCTCACAATAACCAGCAG AacctgcagcaccaacaacaaacACCCTCCCATGCATCTGCTCTGCTGCAGTCCAAAGCTAAACCTGTTTCCCCAATTTCCGCTCTGCAACTTCAGCAGCAGCATGTAGTCCACGAACCAGCCACAACTCATCTTGCTCCCATTCCTGAGTCTGCAGTCATTGCTCCTACAGCTGCCCCAGAG ACTCCAGGCAGAGAGATGCACAAAGCTGGCTCTTTGACACCTCCTTCATCACCAAAGATGGCCCCAAAAAGCGGCCACAGACGAATCCTGAGCGATGTCACCCACAGTGCCATCTTTGGAGTCCCAGTCAGCAAATCCACCCAGCTGCTCCAGGCAGCCGCAGCTGAGGCCAGCCTCAACAAGTCCAA ATCAGCCAGCACCACTCCTTCTGGCTCCCCCTGCTCGTCCCAGCAGAATGTGTATCATCCAGGTGGTGATGCTCCATCAGCGCTCGCTGCGCCAAATGCTCAGCCTGGCTGGAACCCCTTTGGAGATGATAACTTCTCCAAGCTAACTGCAGAGGAGCTACTCAACAAAGACTTTGCAAAGCTATCGGAGT CTGCTCAGCCTGGTGAAATAGACCTCACCTCCAGTGAAAGTCTCATTCCAGAGCTCGGGGCTTTTCCAG CAAAGGCTGAGGTGTGTGTGGATTCCTTGATTCCTGGTTTGGAAGCTCCTCAGCCTCAGCGAAATTCAGGTCAGCCAGAACGTATTGCTGCCAGCATGCCAG ATTCTTTCACTGGGGAGGCATCTCTGCTGGGCTGTGATTTGCTAACTCATACTTCTGCTGGAAGCCAGCCTGTTTCAGCactcccttcctccttctcctctggCCCTCCTGGCTGTGGCTCCGGATCCTGTCTGGAGGATCTGCAACCCAGTCAGGCTGCAG AAGTACAACTGGAGAGTAATGGCTACACTATGCTAGAAGAGGGACAGGAGGCTGAAGAGGTTGAAGAAAATGATCCAAATAATGAGGGCTGTGAGCACTCCAGCGATGAAGATGTGGAGAAGGCGGAActtaaagaggagcaggaggggACAACAGTCGACAGTATCGTTGCTGTTCAAGACTGCAGTGGCTCTAGACCTCTACTGATGGActctgaagatgaagaagagcaTGGACCACTGGTAGCTCCCCATTCATCCCTGCCCCCCAACACAGCACCAGCACAACCACCTGCCGCCTTCTGTCAATTGAGGTCAAGCGCCTTTGCTCAGAATAATTCCTGGAATGTAGCAGAGACAGGTGTCACTCCAGATGTCTTCTCCAAAGCCCCCTTCCCGACTTCGCAAGAGGACTCCGCTGATGTTTTTGCCAATGCTCCATTTCCACGTGCCCCTTTTGTAGCTCAGCATCAGCTCGATGTGTTCTCTCAGGCTCCctttggaaaaagaaaggagGTCTTGGCTGCGCTGCCTAAGACCTCGTACCCCCAAGCAGCTGGGGGTCAGACTTTAACCTCTGATCAAGGAGTGCTGGGACAGGTAGCTCAGCAACCGTTCCGCCCTCAAGCTCTGGCCAAATATTCCCGACACTTCGAAGGATCCGCAGCTGAGCAGCCGGTAGCAGCTCCCAGTTTGAGCAGGCAAGCTGTCGGACCGCTTCAATCATGGACGTCAGAAGTTAATGCTGTAGACCCGTTCGTATCTGCACCCTTTCACCTCAAAGCACCGCAGGAAAAGCCCTGA